The Lolium perenne isolate Kyuss_39 chromosome 6, Kyuss_2.0, whole genome shotgun sequence genome segment tgcatCAGAAATATATTTTTcaaaaaaatgataaaaataGGTTCAAAATGGAAAATATTTGGTGAAATGTTAACATCCTAAGTTTGTCGGACCCTCAAATTTTCTTATAAACGTTGGCACATCGTGCCCCACTTGGCATCACTAGCATGAATAGTGTCGTGAATTTAAAAGCAACATGGAGAGGAGATTTAATTTGATTTTGAATTCAAATCGGTTCTAAAAATATATATTTGGAGGAGGCTATTCTTTAAGGCCGACTCTATGAGCGTAGAGGCCATCGATAATAATGACCGTCTCCAATACTATTACTTTTTAAGATGGCTATAGTTTCTGACTACCTTAGGTTAATTTCTTCTAAGTTGTTGGTGTTCTTGGCTGGCTCGAGTGAAAATATTTTTGGAGACGGCCGTATGTAAAAAAATCAGCTCCAACTTTATTAGAGACTGAGAGGAATTATCGCCCATCTGATCTTTTTCTTTAGAGTCAGACTTTTTTTTCGTGTGTTTAGACTcgatttatttttgtttgtgtatgTAAACCAGCTCTAGGTTCTGTCTTGGATACTCAAGTTTTGCACTGCTGAGAAAATCTGAATATAATATGTACATCGGAAGAGTCATCATACCCTAATCCCTAGCCACAGAAAAAAGTAGAAACATAACTATTTGTTTCATCAATTGCATTTATATATGCATCACAAATTGTAAAAGGAAAAAATGAAGCGCCTTTTTGTAAGTTGATTGGCggactttttttctttctttgtgaTCATCCTAAGCGTTAATTTATTTTTCCAAAGAAACTGGAGAAATATTTGCATATTTAGATTTTTTTTGCAATTTCGTTGTTATAAAAATAATTATTTATCATTACACAAAGAATTATTTCTCGTGTGAATTAGGTACAGAAAATCCGAATAAAATATTAGCATCGAAAGAGTcataccctaaaaccctaaaacaatcaTGAAATAAAGAAGCAGAACTGTTTCTTCATCAAGAAGAGAGATTCATTACTGATTGCATGGCATGGAACTGAATTACAATCCGCAGCCACGAGGTCTGCAATGATATCAAGGAGCATCCTGCTACCACAAGTCGGTGCATGAATCCGTTCTGCTAGCTGATTTCAACTATACGACGACGTAATATCAGCATATATCAAAGTAACAATGTACTCATGTACAACGCTACAACATTTTAACCTCGTTTACAACTCAAGATTCAAGAGTGCTTCTCCATCCCTTAACCCTAAATCTTTCACCTAAAATCCATCAGGGCActgccccatttcgaaaaaaaaaacctAAAATCCATCAATTGGCCTTCCAAGAAGTCTGGCACCACGTCGAAGCGAGAATCGTGATTCTTCATGTACAAGGACTCGATGCCAAGGATGATGTCCGTGGGCTTGTACCCCGTGAGCTCCTCGAAGTCTTCGTTCCACTGCCGCACGTCGATGGCATTCGGGTTCAGGATTAGCCGGGCGAGGAAGACCGCCGACGCCGCCACCACGGACGGCAGGAGCTGCAGCAGGCTGTAGTCGTAGAGCGATCTGTTGGCGAGGTGATGCGCCAGCCGCCGAACCTCCGaatcctgctctcctctgccggcgtacCTCATGAAGTGCTCGACGAAGGTGTAGGCCGTGGGTCCGCTGAGGTCGTACTCCAGCGTCTCCACCATGACGAGCTCCATGGCGATCACCTCCTTGCTGGTCGTGTCGAGCCCGCAGATCCCGGCGACGGCCGTGGCGTTCAGCTTGTGTGTTGAGCACTGCTCCTCGTATTTGGCGGCGGTGTAGACGGCCGTGGCGCCCAGGAGCTGGAGCTGGTGCTCCGTGTCAGTCTCCGGCAGGGTTCGCTGCGAGAGGACGCGGTCGACGTAGGAGACGGCGCGGTGCAGCGTGCCGGGGGCGAGGTCGAAGTAGCGGGTGAAGTCGTCCATCCAGGACACGAGCTCCGCGCGCCTGGACTTGGTCATCAGACCTCCCTGCACCGTCTTCAGATACTCTGGCGAGGGCCACTGCTTGGCGTCCTTCTCCATCTCCCGGAGGTTGACGTCGATGTCAGCATCGTAGTCGGACACCTCGCACGTCGCCGGGAGCTCGATGGAGTCGTGGAGGGCCGCCGCGTGATGGATGGGGGAGGAAGAAGAGAAGCGGACAGGTGCAAGTGGAGGAAGTGCGCCGATGGCCCGGAGGTAGGCGTCATCAAACTCAATCGTCGTCGACTGATGGACGCAGCCTGAGAAGACGGCGGAGAGAGGAGTGCCCGGAATAAGCTCAAAGCTGCAGGGATCCATGGCTTGATCCAGATGGATAAGAGAAGGGATCGAGTCTAGGTCTAGGAGCTAGGGTACGAGAGGAGGAAGGGTCTGGGACTGGTCGAGTCCTGCCTATATATCCATGGCTCCAGGATTGGAAACCATATCGGTCTCGTAATACGTAGTGGGTTTAATCGCTAGAGTCGGATTCCAATTGCAACCGTGGAAGCTACGCTACTGTTGTTGCCGTCGCCCGTCGGTAAGATTTCGATCACAATTGGAGTATACGCGCTGCGCGGAAAACATACGCTACTGGAAACGCGGCAATGGTATTTGCGAGTTTTATTTGATGACTGAATGTCTGCTTTGCAGAGGTGACGGGTGCCCTCCGTGGCGATTGATGGCGATATGCCGGCGAATGGCGTGATGCCGTTTCTTTCTTCTTCCTCAATCCTTCTCTAAGGTTTGTTGCCAGATTATCCCCACATCCGTTCCTCTCTGAAGCTTCTTTCCCTAGTTCGTCTCTCTCTTTCAGATCCGTTCCTTTCCAAAACCAAATCCCCACTTCTTCCTCTTGTGAGCTttgaccaaaaaaaaaaaaaattctccaAATCCTTAAACATCCGATTCCCAATCAAATCCTCCAACTATTTTTCAATCGTTTTCCATATTCACCAACAAACCCTTACCTCAAGCCTAATCGAATCCTAGACACCAATCAGACTGTTCTAGGGCTGTCCTCCGGTGGATTTTCTTGAGGAGCCTGTGCTTGTACATAGGTAACTCAGTGCCCTGCAAAGAGATAGAGGTGAAGTGAGAGTAGAAGATGCGGACGTAAGTGCACGGTGGCTGCAGCACATCGGCGTCCAACGGCAAAGGCGAGGCATATGCCTTGCTCATACAAATCGTGGCTCCCAGCGCctcacagcttcttcatcaacagTTTGAAGGAATCATCAGCAACCAAATTCAAGTGGCGCCGGCCTCAAAGGAGCTACAGACTCCATGAAGTTTGTAGGCTGGAATTGCCAAGGTGCAGGCAAAGATCTCGGCCGTTCCACCAAGATGGAATACCTTACCAAGTTTATGAACTCTACGGGTGCCCATGTAACTTTTGTCTCTGAAACTCAGACCTCTAGGTATAATGCTTCCCAACTCAACTCTCATTTTAATGTACTTGATAGCTTTGTAGTTTCTTCCAATGGACGGTCTGGTGGGCTCTGGATGCTTTGGTCTGAAGAAGTTTGTGTCTCTGTTAAGTTCTCCAACCACCATATGATTTTAGCTATAGTTGTAGATAAAGCTACAAATACTGATTTTGTTCTGGCTTGTATCTATGGAGATCCCCATCATCGTCACACTAGAATGATTTGGGATCATGTTTCTAATTTTGTTCATGAAAATCTTGGCAAGCCGGTAGTTTGTTTTGGAGACTTGAATGAAATCATGTGTGATAAAGACACCACCTCTATAAATATAAATAAGTCTCGTATGCGTTCTTTCAATTCCTATGTAAAACAATGTGGCTTGTTTGATCTAGGTTTTAGTGGTCCGGCTTATACTTGGACGAATAAGCGTTTCTCTTCTACCCCTGTCTTTGAGAGACTTGATCGTTGTCTTGCTAATGCAGAATGGTGCACTCTTTTTCCTAATACTAATGTTTTTAATTTACCAATCATCATTGGCGATCATGCTCCTATTTTGATCTCAACTGAATCTACTTTCCATAGACCTAATCTtagattcaaatttgaaaattggtgGACCTATGAAGATGACTTTCAAGGTGTTGCACAAAATGCTTGGAATGCTACTAGAAATAAATCCTTCCATGCTAGAACAACTAACCTTGCAGGAACACTGAAGAGATGGTGTAAGAAGAAAAAATCTATCCAGCAGCAGCTTAATTGCATTCAGGAACAGATCAAAGAGATTCAAATGAAGCCAGTACAGCTACAGGATCACAACCTCGAGGTCAGCCTTATAGCACAATATGAAGAAAACATGACCAAGCTCACGGAATATTATCGGCAACGTGCAAAAAAACATTGGGCTACTGAAGGTGACAGGAATACCGCCTTCTTTCATAATGCTGTTCAAAAGCGTAAACGTCGAAACCGCATTGTATCTATTAGGAACGCTCATGGAAATGATTTATATGATCCAGATGATATTGCAACTGAATTTGTTCGTTATTTCAAATCCATTTTTTGTTCCTCGACTACTAACCATGGCAGACCCTTCTTACATACAACATTATCGCAAGACACTGGAGACTTCACCAATTCGGTACCCGATAAGCAGGAGGTTTGGGGAATACTCAAAGAAATGAGGAGAAATGCTTCACCGGGACCTGATGGTTTTAACGTTGGATTTTACACTTCTTCTTGGGCCTGGATTGGAGATGATGTAACAAATGTGGTAAGGAATTTCTATATTACAGGTGTGCTCCCTCCTCATCTTAATGATACTCATATTGCTCTTATTCCAAAAAAGCTTGTTTGTCACCTACCTTCGGACTTTAGACCCATAAGCTTGTGTAATGTAGTCTACAAAATTATTGCAAAATCCTTAGCAaatagattgaaagaacatcttccTGATTATATCCATCCCTCTCAACAAGCTTTTATTAAAGGTAGACGCATTAGCAATAATATTATAATTGCTCAAGAAATTGCTCACTCTTTCGCTCTCACTTCTTGGGAAAGCCTTGACTTCATGTTAAAAATTGATCTTGCCAAAGCTTTTGATAGGGTAGAATGGCACTTCATTGTTGCCGCGCTTGCACGCAAAGGGCTTAAGGATCATTTCATTAATCTTGTGCATGCTTGTATTTCCTCACCAACTTTCTCGGTGATCATTAATGGCCAAACTTTTGCAAAGTTTAGTAGTACCAGAGGCATCAGGCAGGGATGTCCGTTGTCTCCGTATCTTTTTGTCTTTGCGGTGAATGAACTATCTCTGGCACTTCAAGATGCCCTGCAAGCCAATCAACTCAGAGGTATTTTACTTGGACCAAATTGCCCACCTATACACTCTTTAATGTTTGCAGACGACCTAATTATTTGTGGCAAAGCTAACGTTCAGGAGGCTCAAACTATATCCCAAATTATTGATCATTTTTGTCAGCACTCCGGTCAAACTCCAAACTGGAGTAAATCAGGAATTCTTTTCAGTAAGAATGTTACTATGCAGGTTAAAGAAGATATACGAAGGTTCTTCCCAGTTCCAGACATAGACAATTCCTTCACTCATCTAGGCCATCCTATCATCCTTCCCTCCAAAGAAAGATCAGCTGCATATGCCTTTGTTTATGACAAATTCAAATCCAAGCTCTCCACCTATAAAGCTAATCGCCTTTCGCATGCAGCCAGATTAACACTCATAAAATCCGTGTTCTCCTCTATCCCTGTCTACTACATGTCGAACCTTCTTTTCTCAAAAAAATTTCTAGCTAAACTGACAACGATTATCAGAAACTTTTGGTGGACAGGTGTACAAGAAGATCAAACAACTAGAAGTCTTTGCCTACGGGCATGGGCTGATGTTTGTATTGACAAAAATATTGGTGGTCTTGGTATTAGAAATTTGCAGGCAATGAACCAAGGACTCATCCTCTCGACGGCGTGGAGATTGGCGAAGGAACCACATGGCCAGCTAGCTCAGATCCTCAAGGCCAAGTATCATCCAGATACTTCAATTTGGAGAGCAAAACCAAATAAGCCTAAATCAGCCTTCTGGTCTGCAATTCTTAAGGTAAAACCCCTTTTAGTTTCCGCATCTTTATATCAGATTGTTGATGGGAATAGTTCCATATGGAGTTCTCCTTGGTTTACTGGTTGGGAAAGCATTTATGATAATCTTATATTACAACAGCAACCTTTTGTTTATCCCGCACAAGTAAAAGACCTTTGGATTCATGGGCATAAAACTTGGAACACAAACTTGATTAACTCTCTATTTAGTACTGAAACTGCAAATGCTATTCTCCAAACACCCATCATTAATGCCAATGGAGAGGATACTTTGATTTGGAAACTAACCCCGACAGGTCAGTTCTCCCCTAAAAGTGCTTATAAACAATGTTATAATAATCTTGAGCTCCCACcaagaaaaagaccaaaaatTGTGCCACCACAGGTTATATCTCTTCTTAAACAGGTATGGCGAGACAAACAGATGGCACCAAGAGTTCAAACATTTGCATGGAGACTTCTTAGGAAAGCGCTTCCTACTGGTAAGAGGGCGAGCCGGTGCTCAAAGCACATCAATGAAAACTGCTCTAGATGTGGCAACCTAGAAGATGAAATGCATATGTTGTTCTTATGCCCCTTTTCAAAGGCTGCATGGTACTGTCACCCTTGGTTTATTAAAATTGAATTTATTGCTAAGCATCATCCATCTGTCACTGATATGATTCAAACTTTACTAACTTCTCAACATCCACAAATAAACGTTACTACTCTTTACACATTCTTGTGGTGCCTATGGAAAGCACGAAACGATGCTTTATTTTGCAGGAAAGTAGGCAGACCTTCTCAGATATATGGAGCAGCAAATGCAATAATCAAGGGAACCAATTTAGAAGACAGCAAATCCACACGCCAGCAAGGACACGAGAACACACAACAGTCAGACCAAAGACCTCCTCAAATTACTCAAGTTCAACATGATGACTACTTCACAGGAAATGTTATCTATTGCGACGCAGCTTGGAAAAGAAAAACAGGGGAAGACACCAGCCGAGCTGGACTAGGCGTCATCATACACATGCTTGACAATCAACACCTCCGGCAGCTGCATGTTTCAGCGCTCTCTCCACCAGCTTCCTCACCTCTACAGGCAGAGACTTTTGGTTTGCTTCTAGCAACAAAACTAGCAGATCTTCTGCAGATTCAAGACCCTTACTTTTACACCGACAGTTCAGTGTTAGCATTGACGGCATCATCTCCAAGTGTATTCAACGCTCCAGGACACTGGGAAAACAGGCCTCATCTTGCAGCAATTCAGGCATCTCCATCTTTTCACTGCAATAAAGTAGCCCATATTGACAGGAGCAGGAATATCAAAGCGGATCATCATGCTCGTCTAGCTCTTAAAATTCGCAATGCCTCTTTAGTTATTCGATGCTTATGCCCAGAAGCAGGTCAATGTCCTGGCAAGGACATCCTTTCTGTAACAAGTGTGGAACCTTTCACGCTTATCTCTGTAAAATGCACATAAGTTGAATAAATCTtttatgttcaaaaaaaaaaaaaaaaaaaaaattgatgaCTGAATTCCTTGAAAGAAATATGCATGTTTAAGAATAACTTTTTTTTGGCGCCATGTTTGAAGAATAACCTGGCTACGAGTGAAACCGACCAAAACCAGCGGGACTGCTAATTGTATTTGCGAGTTTGATTTCCTCAGAAAATGCATACCAGACAAATGGGATGTAAGATCAGAAACAATGAGGAATTCTCTCAAGAAGGTGAGCTTTCACAGAAATACTGCTAATTGTATTTGCGAGTTTGATTTCCTCAGAAAATGCACACCAGACAAATGGGATGTAAGATCAGAAACAATGAGGAATTCTCTCAAGAAGGTGAGCTTTCACAGAAATACTGCTCAACTACGCAACTTCAAGATCCAAGATCAGAGCAAGAATTCACAAGGCATAATACTGCTACCAGAGGAATTCTCAACGCAGTGAACATCGGTAATTGAGCATCTTCACGATCCAAGATCAGAACGAGAAAACAAAGTGCCTGAATCCTACTCCAAGTGGCTCTCTGACAAAATCTCCTGAAGAGTTCCCAGGAAGCAGCAACAAGAGAGAGTAAGCTCGACTATACTCCTACACATGGTATCGTCACCCTACACAGTGGCATCACATCGAGATCGTCTTCGCAAAATAGGAAAGCAAATAGCACTGCACCCTTCCCAACCCAGGAGCTCTCTAAGTTGATGGAGCCACGAGGGATACACATCTTCCTTGTTCTCGGCGTTGGTGTCAGTAGTGGCCTTGGCGTCAGCACCAGTGTCTTGAGTGATGCCGGCACTGGAAGATGGGTTGCTACTGCCACCACCGTCGGTTGGGTGGGCCACTGGCAGGTCGGGGGCTGGATGAGGAAGCCTGGCGGCATGCCTGAACTGAACCAGTATCACCGTTGAGTTGCCCTTCGAGCTATAGCAATGATCAAGAAGCTCCTCACAAATGGTACACAGATCTGACGTCCCCTGTGTTGACACAGCATATATGTGTAGCATGAGTGACAATTATATCAACATAAGCATACAATGAAAAGAAATGCTATTGCTATGCTTTTCAGCTAAAAGGCTTTAGGTATCAATGAACTGTGGAATAGCAGCAGATCATGCACAGGACATACATATGGTACATGAGCAGATACATTACACATGGTCTTTCATAAGAACTTGTCAACCAGTaggatttttgttttttttacttTTAAAACAAGGAAGAATGGGTAAAAAGACTTACTCCGGCGAACTTTTCTTGTACAAAATCAACAGCTTCCTGACTTGACACAAAATCCCTGAAGGAGGGGGGAAACAGAGGCATGTAATTTGAATATTGTAACATCAATGAATTTACAGGAGCATAAAAAATATGACTTATGGGATATTGTGAGTTGAGGTTAATCCAACGTTCTTAACCAAAAAACGAGTTTATTGTTGTAGTATTATTTTTAGGATTCTCCGAGCTGAACAGAATACTATGAGATATATTATTCCACAAGTTCAGAAGATTCTTACCGGTATTAATGTTTCATGAAGTGGTAACACTGTTAAGCCAGCTATGCAAGATGAATGAGGCATACGTTTCCAACTAGCTCAGTAAAACAGATACAAAACCATAAAATTCACTAATTATCTGGACATGGTGAATAACTAGCTACTGTAAGGATTGGCACATGTTCAAGTCATCCAGTACAAGAAACCACACAAAGAAGAACTACACATGCGATGGATATAGCTTGAACTCAGAAGCTATCAGTCGAGGCCACAACGAATTTAACTCAACCAAATTGTACAAACCGCTCTGGAAATATTCTTCTGTCCTAAGGCTACACAAGCATGCAGAACAACTGTCATTTTGGTAGATTTATTCTAGACGAAAATGCACTTAGAAGGAAGTAAAATAAAACAACCACTTCAATACTTTTTAGAAAAGGACTAACCAGATGCCGTCACTTGCTATAAGAAGAAAATCAGTATCATGAGTTATGGCCTCCTGTTAAAAAAAAGGCATTATCCATTAGAACACACACCCATGGAAACAAATTTATACTGCACTAACACAGCTAAATTACAAACTTACAGTGCGAACGTCAGGATTACATGTCACTGCCTGTTCCGTAGCAAGCAAAGTTTCGTTCGACTTGAAGTAAAAATCACCTGAAATGCATGTAGGCAAAATGCTAAGCACAATGAAATAGATAGTACGCAACTGACCAAAAGAAAATAGATAAGGTTATACCAATAGCTCTGGACATGGGTAACATCCCATTAACAGGATAGCCACCCTTAGGTACTCCTGCTTGCCCTGAACACCTAAAATAGACCCCATCCTTGATTACTTGTCGTCCAGCATTTTCAATTCTCTGAAGTTCCTCTGGAAGGTTTGGTCTGTGATCGGTGGATAAATCGATTGCCTTCGGATGAAATAAGAAGGATTTTTAGGTACCCACACCCACTGAATGCATTTATTATGAGAAAAAGTGGACAATTAAGTGCCATCAACCTAGACGTTTGACAAGGAAACAGTCACTATACCTGACCATTCCTTGAGAGTACGCAGCGAGAATCACTGACATTTCCAACAATGATCTCGTATCCTCTAATGAGAGCCACACAGGCTGTGCTTCCTTCAAATTTAGGGGCTCCCTGAAAGGAAAAAGTTTCCAAactaaattatatatatataaaaCGTTCTAACTCTTACGGAAGAACAAGCAGTGCGGACCACTATGAGAAAAACTTTTCTGTGTGCACTTCGATAAAAGAATCAAACCAATATAAGAAACGAATGATGAATTCGGTCACATGAAAAGAGTTATTTCTCATCTCATACCTTGAATCTGGGAATATGATAACAGCCAAGGTGCAATGACCAACCAGAACTTAGAAGTAGATGTCCTCCAACTCAGTAAACCCGGTACTCAATACATATACCAACTACTCCAACTTCCAACTCAATAATTGGGTAGAGGAGCTATATGTAAATATATTTATATGCCACTTCCAACTGAAAAGCATATCTCAAGAAAGTATAATAAATCCTCCATAATCCATATCACACCTTCCTTCCAGTTCGATTTTACAGGTAATAGTATGCATATCATCCAAGTGATACAATCTTAACTCCTTCAATAGCTTGATCTTAAAtcatactacctccgtcccaaggaataaggcgcacgcgtattccaagacgaactttgaccataaaaattgagcaacaaaatcttggttatattatatgtaattagtatcgttggattcgtattgaaaagcactttctaatgatgttgattttatacaaacaatctttatatatttgaagtaatacttagtcaaacgaaaaacacgtaaaacgagggcgccttattccttgaatcggaggtagtattAATTACTTGATATTCATCTTGGAGGAAACCAAACCTGAACACAAGCAGGAGTCTGGAGGCAACTTAGCAGATTGGTTTGATGGGGGGTTAGCTAACGCCCTCCATTCATCGTATTCTTTCAACTGCACATCTATTTTGCAAAGATTAAGCATGAAGATTCAGATTTGCACCTGCAACATGCCCAACAATTTTCTATGAGAACATGAGAGCTATGAACAAAATAGGTGTAAGCATCAACCCATTCAACTTTGGCTACTGAAAAGGGAGAAAAGCTACGTTGCCTGAAATGTAGAGCACATGATTCAATTAACTAACCTGGAAAATACGCGCCCCAATGCATTACCCAGATCGTTGGGATACCCTTCATCTAACAGTAGCTCGGTATGAACTTTTTCCGCACAATACTTTGCTACATTAGCTCCTGAAACAGAAAATATATAGCTCAATCTGGCATTTCATATATAAGTATATAAAAGAACAAGAATGGGGAATCAGTAGAATGTGCAAATAAGCTTATATTCAAAAGAATGTGATGAACACCACTAGTTGAATATCACTTCGATATTGGTATCACTGGAAAGAAATGGTACAGCCAACAGTCCACACGGTGATAATATACACCGCTCCACTTTCAGCAAAGATCAAGGAATGTTCTGATTATTTCTCACAACTCAGAACACTTCATAATACAATAATCAGAACTAGAACTCATGATAATTTTGTTCCATCGGAAGTATTAATTCTGCACAATTCACATTATATCTGCAGTATCCCACAAAGAATCGATGCCATAAGTTGATCATGTACCTCCCCAGGAGATCATGTATGTTAAACTCTAGCAGCATTGAAGAAATGTTCGGTACAGATATGTAATCTATTGACAGCTGAAAATTACAACATAAACTGGAACTGTTCATAGCATGTATTCAATAATGTTATACATACATACACACGCATAGACACACAGACACACTGACATACTGACACACATGACATTTATTTTCCACAGAACTATGTAATTTACGATATTTTAGTCAAAGCATGAAGTGGTCAGTTATGGTACGGATGAGAGGTTTCGGCTTGTCATAAAAAGATCAGAAATGAAGATCAAACCTCCATGGCCATCATAAACACCAAAGAATGATGTCGTCCTTGCACCATCTAGATCCGGGATAGCTGCATGCTGAAAACAGTAAGAGAAAAAAAATCAACATTAGGATTTCACCACAAATTCCTGCCTACCGATCATTATATTTGTGTACAACATCCCAAGAATTGTACAAAGTAGTGCATTGTTACTCACAGCATCTTCCATGTATGGGCACAATCCTTGCATAGATGACAGAGCATACTTGATTCTGACATTCTCTTGTCTTTCAGTATACTTGGATATAGACTGTGGTGTGTTCCATTTTAGTTGCCACGCCTCTATATTAGATAGACCTTGACCCATCGCAAGGTTTGCTTTCCTGAAAGATTTAAGTGTGAATTCAATAGTACAGAAATGGTCCATAGAAAAACTAGGAGAACAAGAATACTGAAATTCTCAGACATGGCTGCATTACATGCCAGAAATCATGGCTTAAACATAGTTAAGCGGCTGGCTTCATCATGTTACTGCATGAACAGCTAGAACTACATTTGCAGAAAGGAAAGCATAACTATTTGCAGAGCATAAGTAAAGCATTTCGTAAGCAGGGTTAACTCGTATGCTTGGATTCACAGAGCCTGGGTGGATAGAGTGCATTCTAGGATGCTTGTGTTACATGAGAAGATTGCATTATTCAGGTAACCCCACAAGCCCGTGCCCTGGTTCTGGTTCTGGTTCTGGTTCCAGCCTGCGTTTTGCAGCCTCTCTGTGCGCCCGATAGGCACAGCAGGGCGAGCTCGTTTGCCGTCGCCGTCGTCTACAAACTACTCACCTCCTTACCATTTTGGATGAGATTATGTTGTCTGGGTCTCTTCGGCTCTTGGACCATTTTGGACTGCGGCGGCGCCATGGCTCAGCGGCCACCGCGCGCAGGGGTCGCGCCGCCGGAGTCGCCTTGATCTGCGCGGAGCGGGGAAGGAGGAGGCCGTCGGAGCAGAATCAACGGATCCCCGCACCCGTCGCCGCCGTCGACCGCCGCTTGTTCGCCGCCCGCTCCAGCGGAAACCCTCCATCCCGAAATCTCCGGCGCCCGGCCGGATGGAGATTTCCCTGCTCTAGCTCCACGGAATCCCCGCGCTTGCCCTCGCCGTCGACTCCACTTGCCGTTGCTTGCCCGGTTGCTTCTGCTCACGCTGGCCACCCCCAACCCTCCTAGCCTTGGCCTGAGCTCAGATAAATCCCGCGCACAAGGTGGCTGCGGAACATAGCGTGCCCCAGCCTCCTCCTCATAGGAGAACCGCCGGAACCCGCCTCCTTTCCTACCGCCGCGGCGCCGCCGGAGAAGGCGAGCAGACGCTTTTCTTTTACCAAAGCCTTTTCCTATAGAAGAGAGAGATCGAGAGCCAACAATCGGGAAATTGGGCCTTCTTCTCTCCACTGAACATGGACGGCTTCACCTTGCTACTTGTACAACCTGGTCCAAGTCTAACCCActtgcccttctcctacctcagcCCAGATTCTAAAAATACG includes the following:
- the LOC139832813 gene encoding uncharacterized protein, whose protein sequence is MKFVGWNCQGAGKDLGRSTKMEYLTKFMNSTGAHVTFVSETQTSRYNASQLNSHFNVLDSFVVSSNGRSGGLWMLWSEEVCVSVKFSNHHMILAIVVDKATNTDFVLACIYGDPHHRHTRMIWDHVSNFVHENLGKPVVCFGDLNEIMCDKDTTSININKSRMRSFNSYVKQCGLFDLGFSGPAYTWTNKRFSSTPVFERLDRCLANAEWCTLFPNTNVFNLPIIIGDHAPILISTESTFHRPNLRFKFENWWTYEDDFQGVAQNAWNATRNKSFHARTTNLAGTLKRWCKKKKSIQQQLNCIQEQIKEIQMKPVQLQDHNLEVSLIAQYEENMTKLTEYYRQRAKKHWATEGDRNTAFFHNAVQKRKRRNRIVSIRNAHGNDLYDPDDIATEFVRYFKSIFCSSTTNHGRPFLHTTLSQDTGDFTNSVPDKQEVWGILKEMRRNASPGPDGFNVGFYTSSWAWIGDDVTNVVRNFYITGVLPPHLNDTHIALIPKKLVCHLPSDFRPISLCNVVYKIIAKSLANRLKEHLPDYIHPSQQAFIKGRRISNNIIIAQEIAHSFALTSWESLDFMLKIDLAKAFDRVEWHFIVAALARKGLKDHFINLVHACISSPTFSVIINGQTFAKFSSTRGIRQGCPLSPYLFVFAVNELSLALQDALQANQLRGILLGPNCPPIHSLMFADDLIICGKANVQEAQTISQIIDHFCQHSGQTPNWSKSGILFSKNVTMQVKEDIRRFFPVPDIDNSFTHLGHPIILPSKERSAAYAFVYDKFKSKLSTYKANRLSHAARLTLIKSVFSSIPVYYMSNLLFSKKFLAKLTTIIRNFWWTGVQEDQTTRSLCLRAWADVCIDKNIGGLGIRNLQAMNQGLILSTAWRLAKEPHGQLAQILKAKYHPDTSIWRAKPNKPKSAFWSAILKVWRDKQMAPRVQTFAWRLLRKALPTGKRASRCSKHINENCSRCGNLEDEMHMLFLCPFSKAAWYCHPWFIKIEFIAKHHPSVTDMIQTLLTSQHPQINVTTLYTFLWCLWKARNDALFCRKVGRPSQIYGAANAIIKGTNLEDSKSTRQQGHENTQQSDQRPPQITQVQHDDYFTGNVIYCDAAWKRKTGEDTSRAGLGVIIHMLDNQHLRQLHVSALSPPASSPLQAETFGLLLATKLADLLQIQDPYFYTDSSVLALTASSPSVFNAPGHWENRPHLAAIQASPSFHCNKVAHIDRSRNIKADHHARLALKIRNASLVIRCLCPEAGQCPGKDILSVTSVEPFTLISVKCT
- the LOC127307183 gene encoding probable protein phosphatase 2C 21, which encodes LSCLQTPACVQGAPKFEGSTACVALIRGYEIIVGNVSDSRCVLSRNGQAIDLSTDHRPNLPEELQRIENAGRQVIKDGVYFRCSGQAGVPKGGYPVNGMLPMSRAIGDFYFKSNETLLATEQAVTCNPDVRTEAITHDTDFLLIASDGIWDFVSSQEAVDFVQEKFAGGTSDLCTICEELLDHCYSSKGNSTVILVQFRHAARLPHPAPDLPVAHPTDGGGSSNPSSSAGITQDTGADAKATTDTNAENKEDVYPSWLHQLRELLGWEGCSAICFPILRRRSRCDATV
- the LOC127307182 gene encoding probable protein phosphatase 2C 16 isoform X1, with translation MDHFCTIEFTLKSFRKANLAMGQGLSNIEAWQLKWNTPQSISKYTERQENVRIKYALSSMQGLCPYMEDAHAAIPDLDGARTTSFFGVYDGHGGANVAKYCAEKVHTELLLDEGYPNDLGNALGRVFSRCKSESSCLIFAK
- the LOC127307182 gene encoding probable protein phosphatase 2C 16 isoform X2, translating into MDHFCTIEFTLKSFRKANLAMGQGLSNIEAWQLKWNTPQSISKYTERQENVRIKYALSSMQGLCPYMEDAHAAIPDLDGARTTSFFGVYDGHGGANVAKYCAEKVHTELLLDEGYPNDLGNALGRVFSRKLLGMLQVQI